The window TCAAATAAAGACAATACTTTCTTTGGCTCAGCTTTTGGCTGAGGACTTATGTATTCAAATTCCTCAGAATCTTCAGTTTCTGCGGTATCCATTCTTGGTTTTTCATTGGCAGGATTTTCTGTTACCTGATTGACCACAGGTTCTTTTATTTGTGGTGGCTCCTGTGCCGATACAGTAGATTGCTGAACAGTAAAGGTTACGGATTGTCCTGGTGTTGTGCTTTCTTCTTCTTTTGAAGTTTTACCGGATTCCAAATCGATTACCTTTTTGGTCTCGCTGTCATCTTTTTTATTGCTATTGACTTTATCAGCTAGTGAATTGGTTTCGAAACCCGTAGCAATGACTGTAACCCTAATTCCTTTCTTAAGGTCTTGGTCAATGCCTTGACCAAATATCACATCTGCCATATCTCCAGCACGTTCTTGGATGTACTCAGTGATTTCCACAAGCTCGTCCATAGACAATTCTTCTTCTTCTCCTGACATGATGGAAAGTAGAATTTTTTCTGCTCCTTTGATGTCCACATTGTTGAGTAATGGAGAAGAAATTGCTTTTTCAGCAGCTTTGATAGCTCTGCCTTCTCCTTCTTCCATGGCTGAGCCCATTACTGCAGCTCCTGCATCTTTCATCACCGTTTTCACATCTTCGAAATCCACGTTAACATCTTGTGTTTCTGTAATGATTTCAGCAATTGATTTTGCGGCAGTACTCAATATATTGTCTGCCTTTCCAAATGCTTGACGAATAGGTAGATTCCCATAAATGTCTCGTAGTTTGTCATTCAGAATTACCAAGACAGTATCACAACTTTCTTTAAGAGCTTCTATTCCTGCTTGAGCCGAAAATGTTTTTTTCCTTCCT of the Cyclobacterium marinum DSM 745 genome contains:
- the ftsZ gene encoding cell division protein FtsZ, with translation MKDYKFDIQKNHRSIIKVIGVGGGGSNAVNHMFNQGIKDVEFVVVNTDSQALKSSPVPLKLQIGAHLTEGLGAGANPERGKNAALESKDDIRKLLEDNTKMVFITAGMGGGTGTGAAPVIAKIAKDMDILTVGIVTAPFIFEGRKKTFSAQAGIEALKESCDTVLVILNDKLRDIYGNLPIRQAFGKADNILSTAAKSIAEIITETQDVNVDFEDVKTVMKDAGAAVMGSAMEEGEGRAIKAAEKAISSPLLNNVDIKGAEKILLSIMSGEEEELSMDELVEITEYIQERAGDMADVIFGQGIDQDLKKGIRVTVIATGFETNSLADKVNSNKKDDSETKKVIDLESGKTSKEEESTTPGQSVTFTVQQSTVSAQEPPQIKEPVVNQVTENPANEKPRMDTAETEDSEEFEYISPQPKAEPKKVLSLFDKPEPKQEEAKQPDTQTINQSDYFEQIKAKALKRAHDRFEKLRHMRSVNQTPEEFKEKIEVPAYLRKKVKLQEVQHSSERSISKFNLNDDNEIISNNRFLHDNVD